The Procambarus clarkii isolate CNS0578487 chromosome 4, FALCON_Pclarkii_2.0, whole genome shotgun sequence genomic sequence ctgtctagatacactacactagttgcattacctcagaaggattctcgtacggttgcagatgcgttcttgcgtaggttcgttactgtattcggacctcctaaagttttagtctctgaccggggtcaagaattcaatgggaatatatttagagaagtttgtaagattttagagacaacttcggcttttacaacggcctaccacccacaagcaaacggaatgacggaacggactaatcgttcagtcaaggatatgcttgcaatccttgctgaacatgatgcaaacacctgggatgaacacctaccctatgttcagttcgccttgaatactgccatccaccaatcaattaacacccaaccacttcatttgtttactggtaattcatgcaatttcccctcaggtctgcttaacagacataatgttgcatacggggaggactatccttcagaggtccttggtaaaatgagaaatgcatggaatattgcagctgaagcgtccaagaaggcacggactcggtatgctcatttttatgacaagaaagtgcgccctcttgagttgaaggaaggaagcctcgtattgagagtgaatgaggctgcgcccgccaatcagagcaggaaactagctccgaggtggcgaggaccatatagagtaattaaaagggcggggccggttaatcttgttataaaaggagtgttcgaggaccaggtggaaaggacaattcacgtgaataaattgaaacattatcatgctagagaggaattagaactgccttcagcgggtctagttcctgactcagcagtgctgactcatggcttcaccgacgagtcagaagatgaggatgaccctctgtcatcgctcatcagtagtcaggtgcagtctcgccaccctatggtgacgagatctcgcgctatacagtaaagtaacttccttggttagtataatttagtattgattagattttcctgtaaaggcaatgagatgtactatgtctatacttgactcaggtagcaacttttaccgtgctctggggttccacctccaccaaacccagagtatatctatgcttccgctgtgttgtgtctgtctgttcccaggtctgattggtacaccgacccagttgttccagccacacgtgaacccttgtctgtaaagaccgaggggggaggcacgttacacaaagccctccccccaccagacccagtaacccatacatcagttactttggggatgagtgactatccaagagtcacccggccgacgcctcacgtcactaacgaggttgtcagggccagcgagctgcccacattatagcagtcaccggaggtgccatacaacgccggggtagctgtctcgagatcaccactacccacctgctgcgtcatcaagactgcagccattccagcagtgttggaggagaggtcaagaaatggaaagcacgtagcagtactcaagaatttcgccggaagattaatgattacgtcatctgaagtaacaagaaagcggaagtaaggcggtcacaggtggaaggcacggtttccctacagagtaccgggactcgccaatagaaggtcgcaaaattgtctcctttggcctaaagtcggcggtacgagggtatacacagttggtgtttacggcctagtaacctggtgacatcaagaaacgcctgagatgacgtgagcaatgatggaagaagagattcacctgttctgcaaacaagcaacccgcgtctacgaccttctgacaccactcctgctaagagacaccgttggtacatccagtcctgctctgctgtggtcatctgcgacgtcaagtttaacatcaagactgccgtgtgaactgtgattgatacgaaggcgtgtggactgtcgagagcaagattaatggccgaagtaacagtattctacagctgtcacttggtactccgctctactacactctgtcgtcattcaggagtactggatgggagtacaagaggaccaggtattgatgtctacacatgagaagaagcaagatcgacaccgtcatcgtcagcgactacattcagcatccagcagcatcgattttttttctcgtttactcaatatgaacaattgatacaaaacaacaaagttggctctgaacatctgtgtaaagaacatctggacacttttgtttaaatgttgaaaaacagagttagaatcgattctttataaatgttgaaaaacagatttaaaataattctggtatatgaaaatttaactataaattggtcagtaatcaaaatcgaagcccctgtgtaattgtctcagcccagaacaaacggttatggaaaattatgttgtgctatttttgcagaatgtttgaacacaggagaggcggaccaatataaacattgacacttctagtgagtaagaacacttggctgtacagtcagctgaaacctgtgagatagtataggaattttttattttttagatagatgtaataaacattaggtgtgttccttaacatgtcaaggttgacattgatggggagtggttagtacacggatgtgaacttgatagttccgtagtacgctcccggatgactgaaagttcagtctgaacttataactttaatgtttgtttgagcacggtgtggccggctctagaggacacatggacttggctagtgaagagccaagagagtttaatagctagtttttgacggtagagtagggacatgttatttagctatgtcagtaagggtaggatgtatgtttcctgatattggaggattgctgtcagttgacagctgagaaatttatgaaatatgaacatgtttattatgaggttggactattatttgtcaaattttattagttaggttagcttttgtttgtggcatgagttgaattgtgggtttggatactaaacctcgtgaattttaacaaattaacaaggtttactaagtgcttgtgcgggggggttgtaacaaactaggctgttgtaagaattatccagagtggtttatcgacaaaagagaatgggaagctgagccgcatggtgacctgacccccaggggaattcgcggtggaaataaccaacgctttgttcatagctgcgtataatgaaccatcctatagtattcagcaatttagagaaaattagcctttattcattttgcattaaaattgtattgtataatagtactggatacaatatcaagagtattctaattattgcgtttaagtcaccatcagtgacgtcacgaatcggatctaacttttaaggcggagtgaccggcggtcataggtcatcaggggttgacaggtctactatttctactATTTCtacaagttttaataaccatttttgtgatcgggaacagctctgccgttagatgtttgtaatttaattcagtaaaataattcaaccagtctggatcaattaagtacaacagagtttaattgttataacttaaaccttgctagtaactgggtagaactttgactaggcggaaggatacaaggttctagtctgggctaggccagacgaggacagagcagtgtggtcacggaagcagctgggataagaggtcaacatcttacctctccccaagaacagccccaacacctagagctgtggtcgcccaaggtatagttgctattgttaagtatagaaatagtctcatttgccactcaggtcaagtagggagtgttaaagtgatagggagtgaacatatttagattttgttttagttttcttttaataaattaaatttgttattaatttgcattttattgtttccatgtgttttatgtgtatacttgtcctggtcacgtggtccacacgaggcagagttgcattgggcgccgattctaacatcgaatcggaattatcattaccgtgtaatttattccacactcaaggtcatcgtttatagtggggatcaagcccctaggttgattaattagcgtgatcgatccagacctcgatcattgctcttgtattactggtctggtggtggcagcagaggtgactctagggttttgttcagagcttaggtcacgtcatactgggtgtagaatcctaagtcggtcaatcgtcttaggaccacgtggcgtggagttggctttggtaaaagttttggagtcccttggtttagaaataaaagtaagaatacgggtagagggagtagaaagaaggaagtaaagagaggggaccccaaacccgtgttacactaaatccccctccttaccccccccccccacccacctttcCCTACCCCTGGCTCACTCATTATTTCCTATAATTACAGTCGGTGATTAATTTCCGCTTCTTAGCTTGAAATTTGCCTACGACTAAGGATTTTCTGCCGCTTCAATTATTCTACAAAATCTGGAGGTGGAGCAACGTGGGAGTATATTAATGACCATAATTAATGTGGGACGGTAAGAATGGCTCCCACGGTGATTCTCGTCgagttattttatatatatatatgtatatatatatatatatatatatatatatatatatatatatatatatatatatatatatatatatatatatatatgtgtgtgtgtgtatatcacgaaagtaaacacgtgattaaaaatgtgacaatgtcagaccacggaggaaaaatgaaacaggaatttccttaagtactttcgtatattaatacatcttcagaaggagtgactccttctgaagatgtattaatatacggaagtacttaaggaaattcctgtttcatttttcctccgtggtctgacattgtcatatatatatatatatatatatatatatatatatatatatatatatatatatatatatatatatatatatatatatatatatatatatatatatattagagcgaGGGGGAAAACGTTGAAACTTGATAATGGTAATGATGTTCACACCCTTACGCCCCATATTTAGATCATTTCACCAACCTAACACTCGTCTAGATACACTTCCACCAACCAAACACTCATCTAGATACACTTCACCAACCTAACACTCGTCTAGATACACTTCACCAACCTAACACTCATCTAGATACACTTCAGCAACCAAACACTCATCTAGATACACTTCACCAACCTAACACTCGTCTAGATACACTTCACCAACCTAACACTCATCTAGATACACTTCAGCAACCAAACACTCATCTAGATACACTTCATCAACCAAACACTCGTCTAGATACACTTCACCAACCAAACACTCGTCTAGATACACTTCATCAATCAAACACTCGTCTAGATACACTTCACCAACCAAACACTCGTCTAGATACACTTCCACCAACCTAACACTCATCTAGATACACTTCAGCAACCAAACACTCATCTAGATACACTTCACCAACCTAACACTCGTCTAGATACACTTCACCAACCAAACACTCGTCTAGATACACTTCACCAACCAAACACTCATCTAGATACACTTCACCAACCTAACACTCGTCTAGATACACTTCACCAACCAAACACTCGTCTAGATACACTTCACCAACCTAACACTCGTCTAGATACACTTCACCAACCAAACACTCATCTAGATACACTTCACCAACCTAACACTCGTCTAGATACACTTCACCAACCAAACACTCATCTAGATACACTTCACCAACCTAACACTCGTCTAGATACACTTCACCAACCAAACACTCGTCTAGATACACTTCACCAACCTAACACTCATCTAGATGCCAAAAAACAGTGTCAGTCGTGATGGGGGTCACATTCTACACTTCCTCACGTCAACAGCTTGACTGTTCAGGTCGGGAACATGCGAGTATAACAGTTTTTAAGAAACAGTTTTTTCTTAAGACACTAATGCTTACGTGTTTCCGGCGGCACGCGAGCGTTTGTTGATGTTGGTAAGTGTTTTGGGGTTTATACAGTATAAACCCTACAATAATAGAGTTGATACATTATAAACGTTTTTACTGAGATGAAAACTGTAACAATTTAAACGTTGTTTAACTGAAGTGAAGAGAGAGAAACAAAATACTGTAATTACCATTAAATTCGCTGTTAGGTTAACGCTTATTTACACAGGCCATAAATAAAGACACGTGTCGGTCAAAATCTAAGTTTTGTCCAGGGACGGATCACTGACCACTGCTGCAGAGGGCGACGGACAACGACTACCACGGAGGGATCCTACTTCCCTGCACTGTTTTCACCTTTCACTTTCCCTCAAGGTCAATTCACATTCTCCTCTGCCTTTTCAGGTCGTGCATCGAGACTTGGCCTGCCGACAGGTCAACACGTGAGGCCTGAGAACACATGCAGTAAATAGCGGCACGACCTTACGCTTGAAGAACTTGAAGGTCGAGAATGGCGACCTTCACCGGTATTATCATAGCTTGCGTCGTGGCCTTATTGCTACGCCCAAAGCATATAATGGAAGCTTTCTCAACCCAGATGCCCTCACTAGTTGGCTAGTTAATGATATAATTTGTTTACGcttgtccccccccctctctgaatGTTAGGCAGAGCGGGTCCGCGAAGGCAAGAGTCTGTCCGCGCAGGCATTAGTTGCGTGTGAGGCTTGTTCGTAAACATCAACCTGACTGACTTAATGTGACCAACATTCTTTTCGGGGACGAGTTGGTAAATACCAACTAAACTTAACACACGCGCAACACGAGACTTGTGCTGCTGCATTGTTGTTTGTGAGGTTGTGAGGTCAGTGGGAGCTACGACCCCCCTCGAGGTCGAGGGGGTCGAGCTACGCCCCCAGCAAGTAGTCGTGTTGTACTTCTCGACGTGAGAGCAGAGTAACGTTGTATAGATGTGGGGCAGAGTAACGTTGTATAGATGTGGGGCAGAGTAACGTTGTATAGATGTGGGGCAGAGTAACGTTGTATAGATGTGGGGCAGAGTAACGTTGTATAGATGTGTGGGGCAGAGTAACGTTGTATAGATGTGAGGGCTGAGTAACGTTGTATAGATGTGTGGGGCAGAGTAACGTTGTATAGATGTGAGGGCTGAGTAACGTTGTATAGATGTGAGGGCAGAGTAACGTTGTATAGATGTGAGGGCTGAGTAACGTTGTATAGATGAGAGGGCTGAGTAACGTTGTATAGATGTGAGGGTAGAGTAACGTTGTATAGATGTGGGGCAGAGTAACGTGGTATAGATGTGAGGGTAGAGTAACGTTGTATAGATGTGAGGGTAGAGTAACGTTGTATAGATGTTGGGCAGAGTAACGTTGTATAGATGTGGTGCAGATTAACGTTGTATAGATGTGGGGCAGAGTAACGTTGTATAGATGTGGGGCAGAGTAACGTTGTATAGATGTGGGGCAGAGTAACGTTGTATAGATGTGGGGCAGAGTAACGTTGTATAGATGTGGGGCAGAGTAACGTTGTATAGATGTGGGGCAGAGTAACGTTGTATAGATGTGGGGCAGAGTAACGTTGTATAGATGTGGGGCAGAGTAATGTTGTATAGATGTGGGGCAGAGTAACGTTGTATAGATGTGTGGGGCAGAGTAACGTTGTATAGATGTAGTAGTAATATATGGAGTACAATACCAAGTAATAAAGTACAGTATAAATACAGTACATTACTGAGAAACAGTAGATAGTACAATACTCAATAACGGATTTGAGCGCTTCCATAACGGGGGCTGGTGAAGCCCTCATGCAAaatggtgacattttatacacagtcccttcacctgggctctaggagactcgaaccggggACCCAAATGCTTATTTTTATATAGAGTATTTAGACCAAAGTGGGCTGTAGACATGACCCCATGACAGATCCCTTAAGGCTGATGTCTCATTCACCAGAGTTCACACGATATCAGCCCTCTGGTCGATATCATATTTGCATACATACTAACATTCTCTTAATTtgccacaacatacaaaatacaacGTGATaaactaaccagaaacgtacaggCCCAAACAacccacttaacctaacctacgggtgtatagaaaacgtggatattagTTAGTAGCTCTGAAGACAAGTTGTACTAATATCGCCCCTGATTAATTTTTTGAAAGAGTAATTCGGAATCAAATCTCCAGTTTCAAGGAGAACAATGAACTTCACAACCCAGGTTAACATGGATATAGAAAGGGAAGATTCTGTCTTTCGCAATTACTCAACCACGAAACGTATCAAACAAAATCACAAACGTATTAGAAGAAaatcaaaatgcagatgttgtatacacaggctTTATAAATGTATTTGATAAGTGTGGCCCCATGGAGTTATTGTCCATAATATGAGATCAATGGGAATAACGCGCAAGCAAGAAattgtcaaaagaaggcaccaaggagGGGAGACGTGGCGCCTTTCCTGGTAGGGCGGTGGATGTTACATTTTCTGGCAAACAGAATACAAAAAGTAAGTTAATCCAAGTTCAAGAGTAGTGAAAAGTTCTGTACTTAAGGGCATAGCCCTTGCGCCACTGCTTTTTTCattcttatatcagatatagacaaaaatattagTCACATTTTCGTCTCCTCCTTTGCAGAAGACGCGAAAacaagcatgaaaattacctatgtGGAAGACGGAAAAACTGCTTTAATATTAATAAAGCCTTCGATTATGAActgaaaataatatgatgtttaacagtcCCAGGTACTTAGGTATGGTAGAAATGATGAACTTTAACGAAACACAGATTACAGAACACAACCAGATTTGTCCATAGAAGAAAAACAACTTGTAAAAAAatttgggaattatgatgtctgacgacttaacatttaaggagcataaccaagcaaatatagcgTCAGCTAGAACAATGAtaagatggattatgagaaccttaAAATCCAGGAATCCCATCATAATGCTCCTATTATTCAAATCACTGGTGCTATCCCGTCTTGAGTGCTGTTCAATACTCACTtactccttcagagcaggagagattgctggaaTAGTTGGAATACAGAAAACCTATAcgtcacgcatagacacgataaaacgcctaaattattgggaccgttttaaagctctcaaaatgtactttgGAAAGAATACGAGGGAGttaacaaataatatatacatggaaaacactggagggccaggtccaaaatttacacagtaaaataataacatcctggagtgaacgatatggaaggaaatgtagaATTGAAGAGGAGAGGTGCGTTACAGGCGCCCACGGTGGGGGTCGTGTTACAGGCCCCCACAGTGGGGGTCGTGTTACAGGCCCCCACGGTGGGGGTCGTGTTACAGGCCCCCACGGTGGGGGTCGTGTTACAGGCCCCCACGGTGGGGGTCGTGTTACAGGCCCCCACGGTGGGGGTCGTGTTACAGGCCCCCACGGTGGGGGTCGTGTTACAGGCCCCCACGGTGGGGGTCGTGTTACAGGCCCCCACGGTGGGGGTCGTGTTACAGGCCCCCACGGTGGGGGTCGTGTTACAGGCCCCCACGGTGGGGGTCGTGTTACAGGCCCCCACGGTGGGGGTCGTGTTACAGGCCCCCACGGTGGGGGTCGTGTTACAGGCCCCCACGGTGGGGGTCGTGTTATAGGCCCCCATAGTGAGACCTGCGTTACAGGCGCCCACGGTGGGACGTGTGTTACAGGCGCCCACGGTGGGACGTGTGTTATAGGCGCCCACGGTGGGACGTGTGTTATAGGCGCCCACGGTGGGACGTGTGTTATAGGCGCCCACGGTGGGACGTGCGTTACAGGCGCCCACGGTGGGACGTGTGTTACAGGCGCCCACAGTGGGACGTGTGTTACAGGCACCCACGGTGGGACGTGCGTTACTGACGCCCACGGTGGGACGTGCGTTACAGACGCCCACGGTGGGACGTGTGTTACAGGCGCCCACAGTGGGACGTGTGTTACAGGCACCCACGGTGGGACGTGCGTTACAGACGCCCACAGTGGGACGTGCGTTACAGGCACCCACGGTGGGACGTGCGTTACAAACGCCCACAGTGGGACGTGCGTTACAGGCGCCCACGGTGGGACGTGCGTTACAGGCGCCCACGGTGGGACGTGTGTTACAGGCGCCCACAGTGGGACGTGCGTTACAGACGCCCACAGTGGGACGTGCGTTACAGGCACCCACGGTGGGACGTGCGTTACAGACGCCCACGATGGGACGTGTGTTACAGGCGCCCACAGTGGGACGTGTGTTACAGGCACCCACGGTGGGACGTGTGTTACAGGCGCCCACAGTGGGACGTGTGTTACAGGCACCCACGGTGGGACGTGCGTTACAGACGCCCACAGTGGGACGTGCGTTACAGGCACCCACGGTGGGACGTGCGTTACAGACGCCCACAGTGGGACGTGCGTTACAGGCGCCCACAGTGGGACGTGCGTTACAGGCGCCCACGGTGGGACGTGTGTTACAGGCGCCCACAGTGGGACGTGTGTTACAGGCACCCACGGTGGGACGTGCGTTACAGACGCCCACGGTGGGACGTGCGTTACAGACGCCCACGGTGGGACGTGTGTTACAGGCGCCCACAGTGGGACGTGTGTTACAGGCACCCACGGTGGGACGTGCGTTACAGACGCCCACAGTGGGACGTGCGTTACAGGCGCCCACGGTGGGACGCGTGTTACAGGCGCCCACGGTGGGACGTGCGTTACAGGCGCCCACGGTGGGACGTGTGTTACAGGCGCGCACGGTGGGACGTGTGTTACAGGCGCCCAAGGTGGGACGTGTATTACAGGCGGCCACGGTGGGACGCGTGTTACAGGCGCCCACGGTGGGACGTGTGTTATAGGCGCCCACGGTGGGACGTGTGTTATAGACGCCCACGGTGGGACGTGTGTTATAGGCGCCCACGGTGGGACGTGTGTTATAGGCGCCCACGGTGGGACGTGCGTTACAGGCGCCCACGGTGGGACGTGTGTTACAGGCGCCCACAGTGGGACGTGTGTTACAGGCGCCCACGGTGGGACGTGCGTTACAGGCGCCCACGGTGGGACGTGTGTTACAGGCACCCACGGTGGGACGTGTGTTACAGACGCCCACAGTGGGACGTGCGTTACAGGCGCCCACGGTGGGACGTGTGTTACAGGCACCCACGGTGGGACGTGCGTTACAGACGCCCACAGTGGGACGTGCGTTACAGGCGCCCACGGTGGGACGCGTGTTACAGGCGCCCACGGTGGGACGTGCGTTACAGACGCCCACAGTGGGACGTGCGTTACAGGCGCCCACGGTGGGACGTGCGTTACAGGCGCTCACGATGGGACGTGCGTTACAGACGCCCACAGTAGGACGTGCGTTACAGGCGCCCACGGTGGGACGTGCGTTACAGGCGCCCACGGTGGGACGTGCGTTACAGGCGCCCACGGTGGGACGTGTGTTACAGGCGCCCACGGTGGGACGTGCGTTACAGACGCCCACAGTGGGACGTGCGTTACAGGCGCCCACGGTGGGACGCGTGTTACAGGCGCCCACGGTGGGACGTGTGTTACAGGCGCCCACGGTGGGACGTGTGTTACAGGCGCCCACGGTGGGACGTGTGTTACAGGCGCCCACGGTGGGACGTGTGAACGCTCTTCGTTACAGTGACTTTCAATTTGTATTTCTCATTCTTCTCGCGGGCAAAACTGCGTGACAGACGCGTTCATACACAGATGATTTCCCACGATATTATTTGGTTAATCATTTCTCCAAATTGATCGTCGATATTGTTAGAATTTTCGCTTGTAACCGTAATGTCGCTTATATCAGAGCTCGGGAGATgaattttacctgaatttacccgagggccactatctctctagtggcctcgaccggGACAGGAAGTCGGCGACTTGTCACATGTCTTCATCGGTCTCATTATGAAGaatatttttttataaaaatgTTAGAAAAAAATGTCTGAATCACAGCATTTTTGAATATAAAAAAATTACAGATTTGGAGAAACTTGTCGCGCGTCGTTCAGCACTACTGTGTTGAACACATCTGTCTTCGTCACCTGTTGAACACACCTGTCTTCGTCCCTTGATGAATACACCTGTCTTCCTCCTCTGTTGAACACACCTGCTTTCGCCTCCTGTTGAACACACTTGCTTTCGCCTCCTGTTGAACACACGTGCCTTCGCCTCCTGTTGGGCAACACAGCACTATTCCCAAGGACAAATTCACCCACAACTTTCCAGAGAAGGAAAAGATGGAGGACCCACCTTGCTCACCCCGAGGGAAGCCAAGACACACTGACCTCCCGGGCGCCCAGGAGTCCGCTCACCCACTCCAATGAACTCCCACCTACTCCCGGCAGTGCCACCCAGCCCCtgcccaccacctgcccacccctAGCAGTGCCACCCAGTCCCTGCCCACCACCTGCCTACCCCTAGCAGTGCCACCCAGCCCCtgcccaccacctgcccacccctAGCAGTGCCACCCAGTCCCTGCCCACCCCTAGCAGTGCCACCCAGTCCCCGACCCACTCAGTATCGGCCCTCTCCATTATGCACAGAACGAGACCTGGAGAGTGAACCAGTGCTGGTCAGAAACGGGTTCTAGCGGCGTCAGAGCGCTAGGACCAGCTGGACAaaggtagacaaagacaaactatttagtacgggtggaacaaggggacacgggtggaaacttagtatccaaatgaaccacagggcttttagaaagaatttcttcagtgtcagagtagttaacagatggaatgcactaggcagtgagatGGGTGgaggccatacacagtttcaaaagtagatatgatagagcccagtaggctcaatcatttgtacactagttgattgacagttgaaaggcggtactaaagagccagagctcaacccccgcaaggaaaactaggtgagtacccataGCAAGGCCATTCTTAGtactccacaaccatccacttgaCTTCCACCGACCCTGCCTGACCACCCACTCTCGACTATCCACtttccgtccccccccccctgccctccctcccccactgcctGAGCCACGTGGAACGCCTCGCCCCCGTGCCCCAGGGACCTGACTGTGGGAGATAACCGTGGCGTGGGCCTGGTGGGGGCGTGGCGTTGGCCTGGTGGGGGCGTGGCGTGGGTCTAGTGGGGGGGCGTGGCAGGGCCTGGTGGGGGGCGTGgcgtgggtctggtggggggcgtGGCAGGGCCTGGTGGGGGCGTGGCGTTGGCCTGGTGGGGGGCGTGGCAGGGCCTGGTGGGGGCGTGGCGTGGGCCTGGTGGGGGCGTGGCGTGGGCCTGGTGGGGGCGTGGCGTGGGCCTGGTGGGGGGCGTGGCGTGGGCCTGGTGGAGGGCGTGGCGTTGGCCTGGTGGGGGCGTGGCGTTGGCCTGGTGGGGGCGTGGCGTGGGCCTGGTGGGGGCGTGGCGTGGGCCTGGTGGGGGGCGTGGCGTGGGCCTGGTAGGGGCGTGGCGTTGGCCTGGTGGGGCCGTGGCGTTGGCCTGGTGGGGGCGTGGCGTGGGTCTGGTGGAGGACGTGGCGTGGGCCTGGTGGGGGGCGTGGCGTGGGCCTGGTGGGGGGCGTGGCGTGGGCCTAGTGGGGGGCGTGGCGTGGGCCTAGTGGGGGGCGTGGTgtggaaaatatcctgagttactttataattttttgaaagactttagttttgttttattagttttatataattgtaataccaataaacatatatattaagtactaattataattaagaagcaataaatgttatttacatgcttgtcctcctacactaagaaggttaggttaggtcgtggttttctatacagcttttcaggtaaactctaatattcacaatattttggtgcgatgctggcgattaaagtgcatttatgt encodes the following:
- the LOC123752667 gene encoding uncharacterized protein — translated: MLSNLIKSSSASPMKTNSLSALMEKRPQQAASGDLAHATPPTRPTPRPPPGPRHAPHQAHATSSTRPTPRPHQANATAPPGQRHAPTRPTPRPPPGPRHAPTRPTPRPHQANATPPPGQRHALHQAHATPPTRPTPRPHQAHATPPPGPRHAPTRPCHAPHQANATPPPGPATPPTRPTPRPPPGPATPPH
- the LOC123752679 gene encoding uncharacterized PE-PGRS family protein PE_PGRS46-like, translating into MWQTSLEECGSVSLEECGSVSSEECGSVSLEGSGRQALRGIARAHGGGRVTGPHSGGRVTGPHGGGRVTGPHGGGRVTGPHGGGRVTGPHGGGRVTGPHGGGRVTGPHGGGRVTGPHGGGRVTGPHGGGRVTGPHGGGRVTGPHGGGRVTGPHGGGRVTGPHGGGRVIGPHSETCVTGAHGGTCVTGAHGGTCVIGAHGGTCVIGAHGGTCVIGAHGGTCVTGAHGGTCVTGAHSGTCVTGTHGGTCVTDAHGGTCVTDAHGGTCVTGAHSGTCVTGTHGGTCVTDAHSGTCVTGTHGGTCVTNAHSGTCVTGAHGGTCVTGAHGGTCVTGAHSGTCVTDAHSGTCVTGTHGGTCVTDAHDGTCVTGAHSGTCVTGTHGGTCVTGAHSGTCVTGTHGGTCVTDAHSGTCVTGTHGGTCVTDAHSGTCVTGAHSGTCVTGAHGGTCVTGAHSGTCVTGTHGGTCVTDAHGGTCVTDAHGGTCVTGAHSGTCVTGTHGGTCVTDAHSGTCVTGAHGGTRVTGAHGGTCVTGAHGGTCVTGAHGGTCVTGAQGGTCITGGHGGTRVTGAHGGTCVIGAHGGTCVIDAHGGTCVIGAHGGTCVIGAHGGTCVTGAHGGTCVTGAHSGTCVTGAHGGTCVTGAHGGTCVTGTHGGTCVTDAHSGTCVTGAHGGTCVTGTHGGTCVTDAHSGTCVTGAHGGTRVTGAHGGTCVTDAHSGTCVTGAHGGTCVTGAHDGTCVTDAHSRTCVTGAHGGTCVTGAHGGTCVTGAHGGTCVTGAHGGTCVTDAHSGTCVTGAHGGTRVTGAHGGTCVTGAHGGTCVTGAHGGTCVTGAHGGTCERSSLQ